From a single Piliocolobus tephrosceles isolate RC106 chromosome 21, ASM277652v3, whole genome shotgun sequence genomic region:
- the POP4 gene encoding ribonuclease P protein subunit p29, giving the protein MKSVIYHALSQKEAKDSDVQPPGAQRAEAFVRAFLKRSTPGMSPQAREDQLQRKAVVLEYFTRHKRKEKKKKAKGLSARQRRELRLFYIKPEQQRYSLFLPLHELWKQYIRDLCNGLKPDTQPQMIQAKLLKADLHGAIISVTKSKCPSYVGITGILLQETKHVFKIITKEDCLKVIPKLNCVFTVEIDGFISYIYGSKFQLRSSERSAKKFKAKGTIDL; this is encoded by the exons ATGAAGA GTGTGATCTACCATGCATTGTCTCAGAAAGAGGCGAAAGACTCTGATGTCCAG CCTCCAGGAGCACAGCGGGCCGAGGCCTTCGTGAGGGCCTTCCTGAAGCGCAGCACACCCGGCATGAGCCCGCAGGCCCGTGAGGACCAGCTGCAGCGCAAGGCCGTGGTCCTGGAGTACTTCACCCGCCACAAGCgcaaggagaagaagaagaaagccaaAGGCCTCTCTGCCAGGCAAAGGAGGGAGCTGCGGCTCTTTTATATTAAACCAGAGCAGCAGAG ATACAgtcttttcctccctctccatGAACTCTGGAAACAGTACATCAGGGACCTGTGCAATGGACTAAAGCCAGACAC GCAGCCACAGATGATTCAGGCCAAGCTGTTAAAGGCAGATCTTCACGGGGCTATTATTTCAG TGACAAAATCCAAATGCCCCTCTTATGTGGGTATTACAGGAATCCTTCTACAGGAAACAAAGCACGTTTTCAAAATTATCACCAAAGAAGACTGCCTGAAAG ttatccCCAAGCTAAACTGCGTGTTCACTGTGGAAATCGATGGCTTTATTTCCTACATTTATGGGAGCAAATTCCAGCTTCGGTCAAGTGAACGGTCTGCGAAGAAGTTCAAAGCAAAGGGAACGATTGACCTGTGA